From one Cucurbita pepo subsp. pepo cultivar mu-cu-16 chromosome LG17, ASM280686v2, whole genome shotgun sequence genomic stretch:
- the LOC111778226 gene encoding uncharacterized protein LOC111778226, which translates to MASMASSSPYCFCNRYRNVRSRSVSTSTFPRILLCHKPENRDKSAENINRREIVLRSSELAIIGAIFNLSGKKPEYLGVQKGQPSLALCPATRNCISTAENVSDLTHYAPPWCYNPEEGRGKKNPVSREVAMQELIQVIKSTKPDKFTPKIVEQKDDYLLVEYETPIIGFVDDVEFWFPPGKKSIVEYRSASRIGNFDFDINRKRIKALRLELEKKGWATVDSF; encoded by the exons ATGGCTTCAATGGCGTCTTCCAGCCCTTATTGTTTCTGCAATCGTTACAGAAATGTTCGTTCACGCTCCGTTTCCACTTCCACCTTCCCCCGTATCCTCCTCTGTCACAAGCCGGAAAACCGCGACAAATCGGCTGAAAACATCAATCGAAG GGAAATAGTTTTGCGGAGCAGTGAGTTAGCTATCATTGGAGCGATTTTTAACTTGAG TGGGAAAAAGCCTGAATATCTTGGTGTGCAGAAAGGCCAACCAAGTTTGGCCCTGTGTCCAGCAACTAGAAACTGCATCTCTACTGCAGAAAATGTCAGCGATCTCACCCATTATGCTCCACCATG gTGCTACAATCcagaagaaggaagaggcAAGAAAAACCCTGTTAGCAGAGAAGTGGCAATGCAGGAACTGATCCAAGTG ATAAAATCAACGAAACCCGATAAGTTTACGCCGAAGATCGTAGAGCAGAAAGATGACTATTTATTAGTGGAATACGAAACTCCCATAATAGGG TTTGTGGACGACGTCGAGTTTTGGTTTCCACCAGGCAAAAAGTCGATAGTAGAATACCGATCAGCATCCCGAATCGGGAACTTCGATTTCGATATCAACAGAAAGAGGATCAAG GCTTTGAGATtggaattggagaagaaagGATGGGCTACAGTAGACAGTTTTTAA